The following proteins come from a genomic window of Iamia sp. SCSIO 61187:
- a CDS encoding heavy metal-responsive transcriptional regulator, with protein MKIGQVAASAGVSVDTVRFYERRGVLPAPERLPSGYRTYTPATVERIRLARRLQALGLTLDEVVDALHATDQGDATCASERWRLEAVLERIDAKIAELRAVRREVTKVMGACDRGACVFADAEIGA; from the coding sequence ATGAAGATCGGACAGGTCGCAGCGTCGGCGGGTGTGAGCGTGGACACGGTGCGGTTCTACGAACGCCGCGGGGTCCTTCCCGCGCCGGAGCGGTTGCCGTCGGGGTATCGCACCTACACGCCAGCAACCGTCGAGCGGATACGACTGGCCCGCCGGCTACAGGCGCTCGGGCTCACCCTCGACGAGGTCGTCGACGCCTTGCACGCCACCGACCAGGGTGACGCCACGTGTGCATCGGAGCGGTGGCGACTCGAAGCGGTCCTCGAACGGATCGACGCCAAGATCGCCGAGCTGCGCGCCGTGCGGCGCGAGGTCACCAAGGTGATGGGCGCGTGCGATCGCGGCGCGTGCGTGTTCGCCGACGCCGAGATCGGTGCTTGA
- a CDS encoding MerR family transcriptional regulator yields MDGYSISQVAERTGFPPTTLRFYEQSGLVRPARTPAGYRSYDDTHIELLSFIGRAKGFGLSLEEITELLGLLGDDECAPVQGRLRDLVDTKIADAQAKIAELEGFTAELRRVAATLGTHTPAGPCDDSCGCTTDEPVGVARPVVLGRRDDDGDAPAIACTLSANEVGDRLALWDATVADATGREAIDGGTRLSFGRDVDVAGIAALVVAEQDCCRFFTFTLTVGVDSVLLDVCGPADAQPVIDSLVGAAS; encoded by the coding sequence ATGGACGGCTATTCGATCTCCCAGGTCGCCGAACGCACCGGGTTCCCACCGACGACGCTGCGGTTCTACGAGCAGTCCGGCCTTGTGCGCCCCGCCCGCACCCCCGCCGGCTACCGCTCCTATGACGACACCCACATCGAGCTGCTGTCGTTCATCGGCCGGGCCAAGGGCTTCGGACTGTCGCTCGAAGAGATCACCGAGCTGCTCGGACTGCTCGGCGACGACGAGTGCGCACCGGTCCAGGGACGCCTCCGTGATCTGGTCGACACCAAGATCGCCGACGCCCAGGCAAAGATCGCCGAGCTCGAAGGGTTCACCGCTGAGCTCCGACGGGTCGCCGCGACACTCGGCACCCACACCCCGGCCGGACCGTGCGACGACTCGTGCGGCTGCACCACCGACGAACCCGTAGGAGTCGCTCGCCCCGTTGTGCTCGGCAGGCGAGACGATGACGGAGACGCCCCGGCGATCGCGTGCACGCTGTCGGCCAACGAGGTGGGCGACCGGCTCGCCCTTTGGGACGCGACTGTGGCCGACGCCACAGGACGCGAAGCGATCGATGGCGGTACCCGACTGAGCTTTGGGCGCGACGTCGACGTCGCTGGCATCGCAGCGCTCGTCGTAGCCGAGCAGGACTGCTGTCGGTTCTTCACCTTCACGCTCACCGTTGGAGTCGACAGCGTCCTTCTGGACGTTTGCGGGCCGGCCGATGCCCAGCCCGTAATCGACTCGCTGGTCGGGGCGGCGTCGTGA
- a CDS encoding YnfA family protein, which translates to MSVARAVALFIVAAVAEIGGAWLIWQGVREHRGVAWIGAGIAALAAYGFVATLQDDNNFGRILAAYGGIFVAGSLAWGVVMDGFKPDRYDYVGAAVCLVGVAVIMFAPRVAA; encoded by the coding sequence GTGAGCGTCGCCCGGGCCGTTGCCCTGTTCATCGTTGCCGCGGTCGCCGAGATCGGTGGCGCGTGGCTCATCTGGCAAGGCGTCCGTGAGCACCGTGGCGTGGCATGGATCGGCGCCGGGATCGCTGCGCTCGCCGCCTACGGGTTCGTCGCCACCCTCCAGGACGACAACAACTTCGGGCGCATCCTCGCCGCCTACGGAGGCATCTTCGTCGCCGGCTCCCTCGCTTGGGGTGTCGTCATGGACGGCTTCAAGCCCGACCGCTACGACTACGTCGGCGCCGCCGTCTGCCTCGTCGGCGTCGCCGTCATCATGTTCGCGCCGCGGGTAGCCGCCTGA
- a CDS encoding site-specific integrase yields MAYIIERKDRFYVVAYDGLDPLTGRERRRWHPAGRDRHDAEAMAARIERDAAGFAPLRGGPVHLGEFLTDTWLPTKRRHVRATTSYRYTWMVDNYINPSIGDVPLRRLRADHLDGLYDQLASSGGRHGTGLAPKTVHEVHVIVRSSLDLAMRRQLIDGNVAHATNARHKRPTRTVPRSWTAAELASFLRSARRHRLHPALHLTACTGMRRGEVAGLKWSDLDRTNQRLSISRTLQSIAGRPVEFPVKTRTSRRCIDLDDATIDVLARWRRRLAREGLPHGADDWMFLNTAGRFLNPESLSQLFDRLQRGMPDLTRIRFHDLRHTHASLLIMDGVPVKVVSERLGHANVAFTIHTYQHLLPGMSAAAARQFAALLAAHSR; encoded by the coding sequence ATGGCCTACATCATCGAACGCAAGGACCGCTTCTACGTCGTCGCCTACGACGGCCTCGACCCGCTCACCGGCAGAGAACGGCGACGATGGCACCCCGCCGGCCGGGACCGCCACGACGCCGAAGCGATGGCCGCCCGCATCGAACGCGACGCCGCCGGCTTCGCACCGCTACGAGGTGGGCCGGTCCACCTCGGGGAGTTCCTCACCGACACCTGGCTGCCCACCAAGCGCCGCCACGTCCGGGCGACCACCTCGTACCGCTACACGTGGATGGTCGACAACTACATCAACCCCTCGATCGGAGACGTCCCCCTCCGACGCCTCCGCGCCGATCACCTCGACGGGCTCTACGACCAGCTCGCCAGCAGCGGCGGCCGTCACGGCACCGGCCTCGCCCCCAAGACGGTGCACGAGGTCCACGTGATCGTGCGGTCCTCCCTCGACCTGGCCATGCGCCGCCAGCTCATCGACGGCAACGTCGCCCACGCAACCAACGCCCGCCACAAGCGCCCGACCCGCACCGTCCCACGGTCCTGGACCGCCGCAGAACTGGCGTCGTTCCTGCGTTCAGCTCGCCGACACCGCCTCCACCCGGCACTGCACCTCACCGCCTGCACCGGCATGCGCCGCGGCGAAGTCGCCGGGCTCAAGTGGTCCGACCTCGACCGGACCAACCAACGCCTGTCGATCAGCCGCACCCTCCAGAGCATCGCCGGTAGGCCCGTCGAGTTCCCGGTCAAGACCCGCACCAGCAGACGTTGCATCGACCTCGACGACGCCACCATCGACGTCCTCGCTCGGTGGCGGCGACGTCTCGCCCGCGAGGGCCTGCCGCACGGCGCGGACGACTGGATGTTCCTCAACACCGCTGGCCGGTTCCTCAACCCCGAGTCCCTCAGTCAGCTCTTCGACCGCCTCCAGCGCGGAATGCCTGACCTCACCCGCATCAGGTTCCACGACCTTCGCCACACCCACGCCTCGCTGCTGATCATGGACGGCGTACCGGTCAAGGTCGTCAGCGAACGGCTCGGCCACGCCAACGTCGCCTTCACCATCCACACCTACCAACACCTGCTCCCCGGCATGAGCGCCGCCGCCGCCCGGCAGTTCGCCGCCCTCCTCGCCGCCCACAGCCGGTAG
- a CDS encoding NAD(P)/FAD-dependent oxidoreductase: MAGSAAAEKCARAGWRVGIVDDLPYGGTCALRGCDPKKILRRGAEIVDAAQLFAGKGIDPAGLRIDWPALSAHMHGFTDPVPANVETSLTHQGVDTLHGTARFTGVDRLDIDGAGYRFRHALIATGARPRPLDFPGAEHLLDSTGFLYLEQLPPRVLFVGGGFISFEFAHIAARAGTTAVIADHGPRPLRHFDPDLVDLLVDRSRSISIDVRPETEIIEVQPTDDGFEVTLDTGGGRSTISTDLVVHGAGRQPDLDRLDLDAASTAHGPDGVQVAGHLQSTTNPRVYAAGDAADTPGARLTPVAVFEAKVAASNMVKSTTTTPDYAGIATAVFTIPELARVGLLEADALESGMDLDVRYTDTSGWYSNYRIGETTAAAKILIDRSSDTIVGAHMLGPEYAELINICALAIRLGLTTRQLKSMTAAYPTMGSDLGSML, from the coding sequence ATGGCGGGCAGTGCGGCGGCCGAGAAGTGCGCCCGCGCGGGATGGCGGGTCGGGATCGTCGACGACCTCCCCTACGGCGGTACGTGCGCGCTGCGGGGATGCGACCCGAAGAAGATCCTGCGCCGCGGCGCCGAGATCGTCGACGCGGCTCAGCTCTTCGCGGGCAAGGGCATCGACCCGGCCGGGCTGCGGATCGACTGGCCCGCACTAAGCGCCCACATGCACGGCTTCACCGACCCCGTGCCTGCCAACGTGGAAACCAGCCTCACCCACCAAGGGGTCGACACCCTCCACGGCACCGCCCGATTCACCGGCGTGGACCGACTCGACATCGACGGCGCCGGCTATCGGTTCCGTCACGCCCTGATCGCCACCGGCGCCCGCCCACGACCGCTCGACTTCCCCGGCGCCGAGCACCTCCTCGACTCCACCGGCTTCCTCTACCTCGAACAGCTGCCACCCCGGGTCCTCTTCGTCGGCGGCGGGTTCATCTCCTTCGAGTTCGCCCACATCGCAGCGCGCGCCGGCACCACCGCCGTGATCGCCGACCACGGACCCCGCCCCTTGCGTCACTTCGACCCCGACCTGGTCGACCTTCTGGTGGACCGAAGCAGATCAATCAGTATCGACGTGCGTCCGGAGACCGAGATCATCGAGGTCCAACCAACCGACGACGGCTTCGAGGTCACCCTCGACACCGGCGGCGGGCGCAGCACGATCAGCACCGACCTCGTCGTCCACGGCGCCGGCCGCCAACCAGACCTGGACCGGCTCGACCTCGACGCCGCCAGCACCGCCCACGGCCCCGACGGCGTGCAGGTCGCCGGTCACCTCCAGAGCACCACCAACCCCCGCGTCTACGCCGCTGGGGACGCCGCCGACACCCCCGGAGCCCGGCTCACCCCCGTGGCGGTGTTCGAGGCCAAGGTCGCCGCCTCCAACATGGTCAAGTCGACCACCACCACCCCCGACTACGCCGGCATCGCCACCGCGGTGTTCACCATCCCCGAACTCGCACGCGTCGGTCTACTCGAGGCTGATGCCCTGGAGTCCGGCATGGACCTCGATGTCCGCTACACCGACACCAGCGGCTGGTACTCCAACTACCGCATCGGCGAAACCACCGCGGCCGCCAAGATCCTGATCGACCGCTCCAGCGACACCATCGTCGGCGCCCACATGCTCGGGCCCGAGTACGCCGAGCTGATCAACATCTGCGCGCTCGCCATCAGGCTTGGGCTCACCACCCGACAGCTCAAGTCGATGACCGCCGCCTACCCCACCATGGGCAGCGACCTCGGCTCCATGCTCTGA